TGCGGATCGGCCGCGCCGCCGGTCTGCATGCCTATCCCCGGGACCTGCCAGATGGAGCGGGCATCCTCGATGATCCCGTCCGGGACGAAAGTCATCACGACGGGGTCGTTGCGCAAAGTATAGGCGAACAGCTCGATGAAAGGCAGGCACGTGCCCGCGCAGCCGACGAAGACGATGTGGCTGCCGCGCTGGACGCCCAGCGCCATTATCTGCACCTTAAATATCTTTAAAAGATTCGACAGGCCTCTGGATGTCTCGATCAATTTATATGCCATTTAATCCAGCCTCTTCAGCTCTTTTACGCTCATCACCGCGGACAGCGGTATGATGCGCGTTCGTATGCCCATTTCCATAAGCGCGGCGAACGGGTTGATTCCCGAATAGCTCGCGATACCGCACATGCCAGCATCGATCGGCACTCCCAGCAGGGGCCGCATATCTTCGCAGCCCGAAAATATGCCGTGGATATCGGCACTATTCATCTGGCCGATGATGCTCCGGGCCATATCGCGTGCGTTCACCGGTATCTCCCGGACGTTGGCCAGCACGTTGCCCGAGCCCGTCTCAAGGACCTTAAGCACCGACGTCATACTCTTTGATACGAAGACGTTCATGGGGTTGATGGACGTGCCGTGGTAATCGATGACGTCGGTGAAGCGCTCGGCTTTATGATTCTTAACCCGTAAGATGCCGCCGTACTTCAGGTTCACGGGTATGCCTCTCTTTAAGAGGACGCCGTCGATGGTGATGCTGCAGAACGTGGCGAGCGCCATCTGGCCTTCGGGAACGTCGTTCTCCAGGATCTCCTCGCCTTCGTCGACCACCTTGAGGCGGGGGCTGATGGCATAGCCCGCTTCCACGACGCGCTTCAGCATGGCCAGGGAACGGTCGCAGTCCGCCTTATCGATGTAGCAGATATTGACGACCACATCGCCCGTATCGCTCAAGGGGTCGAAGGTGGTCTTATACTCGTAGTTCTCGATGCGGGTCGAAACAAAGCCCAGGCGATCCGTAACGAGGGCATGCTCCATCTCCTCTTCGCCAAGGGGGGTGATGACGCGGCCCAGGTAGCCGTGCTTCTTGGTGAATCCCCGCTCGTCGAGCATCCGCAGATGGTATCGCGTGGCGCGCTCGCCTAAGTTGTAGCCCCGCCGGTTAAGCTCCTCGGCGATCTTCCTGGCGCCCACTTCGCCGTTAGACTCGCTTAGAATACGTAGGATCTCTATCAGTTTGCGCTGTGTCTCTGCGTCTGGCATTTCGCTTATCTTCCTAAAGAGATTAGAATATATTACCTGATTTTATAATTTGCTATTCGCTTGAAAAGGATTACGGGGAGGTCAACGGTTCCCTGGGGCTCTCGGCCGTGATCTTGCCCGCCTCGGGCTTCTTCGCGTCCAGCATCGCCTGCACGAACCCGAGGAATGGGGGCGAAGGCCTCTCGGGTCTCGACTTGAACTCGGGGTGGAACTGCGTGGCTAAAAAGAATCTATGGGAAGGCAGCTCTAATATCTCCATACGGTTGTCGTTCTTGGCCGAATACACCAGGCCGTGGCTCTCGATCTCGTCGATGAGGTCCGGGTTGACCTCGTAGCGGTGCCTGTGCCTCTCGCTGATCTTTGTGGAGCCGTAAAGCCGGTGGGCCAGGGTGTTGTCCTTGATCCACAGCTTATGCTCGCCAAGCCGCATGGTGCCTCCCATGTTCTTGATGTCCTTCTGCTCGGGCAATAAGTCTATGACGTGCGTGCCCGTGGCGCTGAACTCGCTGCTCGTGGCGTCCTTATAGCCGACAACATTCCTCGTGAACTCGATGGTCGCGAGCTGGAAGCCCAGGCACAGGCCCAGGTAAGGAATATTATGCTCCCGGGCATACTGGATGCCCTTGATGTTGCCCTCGATGCCCCGGGTGCCGAAGCCGCCCGGCACTAAAATGCCGTCGACGTCCGCGAAGAATGGCGCCAGGTCATCCGCTTTTTCCAGATCCTCGGACTCGACCCACTTGATCCTGATTTTCGCCCCGGTGGCGATGCCCGCGTGCTTGAGCGCCTCTTTCACGCTCAGGTACACGTCCTCGATGCCGTACTTGCTCAGGATGGCGACGGTCAGGCTCTTGTCGCAGGCGACCAGCCGCGAGACCATCTCGTTCCACGATTTCGAGTCGTCGAGCGGCTGGAGGTTCATGTGTTTCATCACCACTTCCGCCATGCCTTCCTTCTCCAGCTGGATTGGCACCTTATAAATATCGTCCGAGTCGTTGGCGCTGATAACCGCCTGCTCGGGCACGTCCGTGAACAGCGCGATCTTTTGCTTTGTGGACCGGGCCAGGGGCTTCTTGCACCGGGCCACGATGATGTCTGGCTGAATGCCCAGTTCGCGTAACTCCTTAACGGAGTGTTGCGTGGGCTTCGTCTTCTGCTCGTCCATGGTGTCGATGGGAACCAGCGTGACGTGTATTAGCGTAATATCCTCTTTCTTTTCCTCGGCCCGCATCTGGCGGACCGCCTCCAGGAAGGGCATGCTTTCGATGTCGCCCACGGTGCCGCCGACTTCGACTAAACAAATATCGGCGCCGCTTTTCTTGGCGATATGGCGGATGCGCTCCTTGATCTCGTTGGTGATATGGGGGATGATCTGGACCGTCTTGCCCAGGTAGTCGCCGCGGCGCTCCTTTTCGATGACGGTCTTGTAGATCTTACCGGTGGTGATATTGTGCTCAGAGGTGAGGTTGATGTCCATGAACCGCTCGTAGTGGCCCAGGTCGATGTCGGCCTCGCCGCCGTCCTTCAGGACGTAGACCTCGCCGTGCTGGAACGGGCTCATGGTGCCGGCGTCGATGTTGATGTACGGGTCGATCTTGATGGCCGTGACCTTGTACCCCTTGTTCTTCAGGATACGGCCCGTCGACGCCGCCGTAATGCCTTTTCCTAAGCCGCTCATCACACCGCCGGTCACTACAACGTATTTCACTCAATATCACCACAGGATTTAATGAAATTTATTCGTCCCGATTTGGCTTAAACTTAATGATATACTTATTGGGATTACTGGAAAACATGCATCAGCTCGCACACGGCGTCCACGATGCGCCGGTGAACGTCCGCGATGGGCGCGCCCGTGTCTATGACCATGGCGTTCGGCTGCTTTCCAATGGCTAAAAAGATATCCCGGACCTTTTCCAGGTATTGCGCATTCTCGAAATGCCCCACCACGTTCTTTCTGGCGTTCACCCGGGCCATACTTTTTTCCGGACTGATATCGAGAATAATGATAAGGTCGGGTATGGGCGAAAATGCCTCGTTCTCCCGGCGAATGCGCTCCGGGTCGAGGCCGCGGGCGCCCTGGTACGCCATATTGGATAGATAGTAGCGATCCATGATGACCGCCTTCCCCGCATCGAGCGCGGGCCGGATGCTCTTCTCGACGTCCTCCCTCCGGTCCTCCATGAACAGCCGAAGCTCGTTCTCCGAAGAGAGGTCCCCGGACCGGGCGCGCCGGGCTATCTCCTGCCCGTAGCGGCCCTGCGTGGGCTCCTTGAGGGCAACGGCATCGATGCCGTGCTTATCGAGCCACTCCTTCAGAAGCTGGACCTGGGTGGTCTTGCCAGTGCCGTCTATGCCTTCGATGGTGATCAAATAGCCTCTGCGGGTCATCGAGACAACTTCGCCCGCCGATTATATTAAATATTTGTACGGTAACTTATTTGCAATAAAATGAAAATATTTATCGTACCTGAAGACAATTAATCTTCTATGCCTGCTTCGCTTTCCCTTCGGGCCGCCGGGCTCCTTTCGGCCTCCGCCATCGTGGCAGCCTCGGCATTCTACAGGCCGTCGCCGCCGCCTGGCGATCCTTACCGGTCTTCGCTGCTTATGGCCTCCGGGCTCATATTAGCCATCGG
The Methanocella sp. DNA segment above includes these coding regions:
- the tmk gene encoding dTMP kinase, which codes for MTRRGYLITIEGIDGTGKTTQVQLLKEWLDKHGIDAVALKEPTQGRYGQEIARRARSGDLSSENELRLFMEDRREDVEKSIRPALDAGKAVIMDRYYLSNMAYQGARGLDPERIRRENEAFSPIPDLIIILDISPEKSMARVNARKNVVGHFENAQYLEKVRDIFLAIGKQPNAMVIDTGAPIADVHRRIVDAVCELMHVFQ
- a CDS encoding DUF128 domain-containing protein, yielding MPDAETQRKLIEILRILSESNGEVGARKIAEELNRRGYNLGERATRYHLRMLDERGFTKKHGYLGRVITPLGEEEMEHALVTDRLGFVSTRIENYEYKTTFDPLSDTGDVVVNICYIDKADCDRSLAMLKRVVEAGYAISPRLKVVDEGEEILENDVPEGQMALATFCSITIDGVLLKRGIPVNLKYGGILRVKNHKAERFTDVIDYHGTSINPMNVFVSKSMTSVLKVLETGSGNVLANVREIPVNARDMARSIIGQMNSADIHGIFSGCEDMRPLLGVPIDAGMCGIASYSGINPFAALMEMGIRTRIIPLSAVMSVKELKRLD
- a CDS encoding DUF2124 family protein, encoding MAYKLIETSRGLSNLLKIFKVQIMALGVQRGSHIVFVGCAGTCLPFIELFAYTLRNDPVVMTFVPDGIIEDARSIWQVPGIGMQTGGAADPHGADFIVLLGGLSMPACTLGIGGSNEVIDKIKKPGAKVMGVCFMSMFEKAGWYGKVPFDLVIDANIEPIQVQKFE
- the pyrG gene encoding glutamine hydrolyzing CTP synthase; translated protein: MKYVVVTGGVMSGLGKGITAASTGRILKNKGYKVTAIKIDPYINIDAGTMSPFQHGEVYVLKDGGEADIDLGHYERFMDINLTSEHNITTGKIYKTVIEKERRGDYLGKTVQIIPHITNEIKERIRHIAKKSGADICLVEVGGTVGDIESMPFLEAVRQMRAEEKKEDITLIHVTLVPIDTMDEQKTKPTQHSVKELRELGIQPDIIVARCKKPLARSTKQKIALFTDVPEQAVISANDSDDIYKVPIQLEKEGMAEVVMKHMNLQPLDDSKSWNEMVSRLVACDKSLTVAILSKYGIEDVYLSVKEALKHAGIATGAKIRIKWVESEDLEKADDLAPFFADVDGILVPGGFGTRGIEGNIKGIQYAREHNIPYLGLCLGFQLATIEFTRNVVGYKDATSSEFSATGTHVIDLLPEQKDIKNMGGTMRLGEHKLWIKDNTLAHRLYGSTKISERHRHRYEVNPDLIDEIESHGLVYSAKNDNRMEILELPSHRFFLATQFHPEFKSRPERPSPPFLGFVQAMLDAKKPEAGKITAESPREPLTSP